The genomic DNA TAAGCGCTTAGCAGCACACAAAAAACTGAAAGATACCCAAAATAAATTCTTCGAAAACATTAAAGAAAGGGGAGTAGATGAAGAAGGTTTTGTGAAAATTCTCGATTCTGGAGATGATGCATTGTTTGGTAGTACAAACATAAAAGGGAAATTTGGCTTGGATGAAGATGCAAAACTGGATGATTATATGCACGAAGTTTTATTGAGAGGAAAAGATTTTGCGACTGCCATTAGCGATTTAAGTGTGAAAAAAGATGATTTAAGCGGCGAAGATAAGATAGAAGAAGAGCATCGGTCTAACAATAATGATGTGAGAAACCTGCTAAGTGACAAGGGAATGAAGCCAGAAGATATTCCTTTAGAAGATGATATTAAGAAGCTAGGTAAGAAATCTGATAAGAAAAAACTCGATAAATAGCTTATTTCAGGTTATCAGCAATCCATTGTTTCACTAGTATGCGATTATTTTTACCTACTTGCAGTTCAGTTCCATTCCGAAGTTTTACCAAATTCCCTTCAAAGTAATCTATCTTTTCAGCATTAATCACTTGCTGTTTGTGTATTCTAATAAAACCATTTGCTTGCAATTGCTGTTCGAAACTACTCAAAGTCTTAGGAGTAAGATGAAAAGAATCTTCTAGCCAAACCTTTACATAATTGCCATAGCTTTCCAAATAATAAATATCACAGACATCAACTTGAATGTGTTTTTTATCAACTTTAATTAAAATGCTCTTTTCTTTTTCAGTAATAGACTGCGGCTCAGAGCGAGTTTTGTTTTTTAATTGAAGTATTTCTTGCGCTTTGCTAACGGCTTTTAGAAAGCGATCGAAGCCAAAAGGTTTGTGCAAATAATCAATCACATCAAGTTCGTAGCTTTCTAAAGCATACTCCTCATAAGCAGAAGTAATAATTACCAAAGGCTTAATTCTTAAAGTTCTAAGAAAATCTAATCCACGAAGTTTGGGCATTTTAATGTCTAAAAAGAGCAAATCCACTTCATGATTATTCAAAAACTGCAAAGCATCGGTTGCCAGATAACACTGCCCAACAATTTTTAGGAAAGGCAAATCTTCCGCATATTTCAATAAAACTTCATGCGCAAGAGGTTCATCGTCAATTATCAGGCAGTGTAATGTCATGAGAGGTTTAAGGTTAATTGAGCAGTAAAACTATCTTTTTCTTTATTTAAAGTTAATTGATGTTTTTGAGGGAAAAGAAGTTGCAATCTTTTTTTCAAATTACTAATGCCTACACCTTCACCAGATTCTTCTTGATTTGTTCCAGTTGAGTTTTCAACCGAATTTTCAATCGAATTTCTACATGTGAAGACAATTTTATCAGCATCATTTCTTAAAGTAAGATGTAAATAACAAGCATGCTCTGCGGGTTCAATTCCATGTTTAAAAGCATTTTCCACAAAAATGATAAAAAGCAAAGGAGGAATGAGCTGTTCTTTTACGCTTATATCAGTATCAAAACTATAATCAAGTTTTTTAATCGATCGCACTTGCTGAATCTGAATATAATCTTTTAGATAGGCAATTTCTTCTTCTAGTGTAACTTCATTCTTTTTTCCCTTATAAATCACGTATCGCATCAATTCGGAGAGTTTTAAGATCATTTCTGGCGTTTGCGCATTTCCAGTGAGACTAAGCGCATACAAATTATTTAAAGTGTTAAAAAAGAAGTGCGGGTTAATTTGTTGTTTGAGTAAATCTAATTCAGAAGCTACTTTTTCTTTTTCCAAAGAATCTATCTGCTGTTGCTGTTGAAAAAAGAGAATAGCCAAAATAATTGGAATGGAAACGACCAAAAGAAAGATAGTAACAAAAGCATTTTCAGATTCAAAGGGAGAAGGTTTAAGAAATGCACCAAAGGTTTCATTAATCGGTAACCAAATGATAAGTTGACCAGCAATTGGATAAAACAAAAATACGGTGCCAGTTAAACCCAAAATGTAAAATGCTAAGCCTCGCTTTTTTAAAAGCTTTTTAATGAGAAAATGATGGTTGATGTAAAAGAAAAAATAACCAATGAGGTAAAGACAAAAGAACTGAGCAAGAAAGCTTAAAAAGGTAGGAAAATACCTGAAAATTTTTCCAATATCGAATTGAAATCCGATTAACAATTGTTCTTCCGTGTCTAGCTCGGGAATTTCTAAGCTAGAAGTTGCCATAATAGAAAGTACCAAAGAAATTAGAAACAAGGTAAAAACAATCGCTTTATCTAGACTGATTTTCTGCCACCAATTAACATTTGTCTTATCATTTTTAAAAAGTTGATTAAGCTGAACTAAAAGTACTGTTGCTGAGCAGAAACCAGCTAAAAATAAAACATCATCTTGCCAAAGTTTTGGAATAGGTAAAGAATCAGAAACCAGAAAAAGAACAGTGAAATAAATAGGCAACAAGAACAGCCAAAAAGTTAATTGCTGATTAAAACCCTTCTTTTTGCTAGAAAAGATAAGGATAGGTAAAATGAGAATGGTATTGATGCACAAGTAAATGAAATACTGAGTCCAAGTTGGATTTTCTTGCTGATTGTTAATCGAAATCGAAGTGCAAAGTACAACCACAAAATACACCCAACTCTCATTTTGAAGAAAATAGTTACCAATGTTTTGGAAGTTAGATTTCAACTTGGCTGGAAAACCCATTGAGTTAGAATTTTTGGAAATACTAAAAATGCCTTTCATCTAATAGCTATTCTGTTTGTTCTTCAATCTCCAAAAGAACTATCAAATACAAGTACTTGCAATTTTTAATGACAAAGCTCCCAAAACTCATGATGAAGGCAAACTAACTTCAAGTATTGCTTTTATCATCAAAAACTTTCCCTTCAGCATCTAAAATTGAAAGAGATTCTATGAGGAAATACCTTGGCTGAAAATTACAGAACATAGAAATGGAAGAATTACAAATTGAAAAACTTACCAAGGTTTATCCCAATGGAGTAAAAGCTTTGGATGACGTAAACCTCAAAATAGGGAAGGGGATGTTTGGTTTATTGGGTCCTAATGGAGCGGGCAAATCCACTTTAATGCGAACTATTGCAACTTTGCAA from Chondrinema litorale includes the following:
- a CDS encoding BRO family protein, with amino-acid sequence MNQIKLFESKKIRTTLFEGELFYAVADVVGILSESKDPREYWKTLKQREKQLGTICHQLPIPSWKDGRKYKIDCANREGLLRIIQSIPSRNAEPFKLWLAKMGNQALDEKANKRLAAHKKLKDTQNKFFENIKERGVDEEGFVKILDSGDDALFGSTNIKGKFGLDEDAKLDDYMHEVLLRGKDFATAISDLSVKKDDLSGEDKIEEEHRSNNNDVRNLLSDKGMKPEDIPLEDDIKKLGKKSDKKKLDK
- a CDS encoding LytR/AlgR family response regulator transcription factor, whose translation is MTLHCLIIDDEPLAHEVLLKYAEDLPFLKIVGQCYLATDALQFLNNHEVDLLFLDIKMPKLRGLDFLRTLRIKPLVIITSAYEEYALESYELDVIDYLHKPFGFDRFLKAVSKAQEILQLKNKTRSEPQSITEKEKSILIKVDKKHIQVDVCDIYYLESYGNYVKVWLEDSFHLTPKTLSSFEQQLQANGFIRIHKQQVINAEKIDYFEGNLVKLRNGTELQVGKNNRILVKQWIADNLK
- a CDS encoding sensor histidine kinase, whose translation is MKGIFSISKNSNSMGFPAKLKSNFQNIGNYFLQNESWVYFVVVLCTSISINNQQENPTWTQYFIYLCINTILILPILIFSSKKKGFNQQLTFWLFLLPIYFTVLFLVSDSLPIPKLWQDDVLFLAGFCSATVLLVQLNQLFKNDKTNVNWWQKISLDKAIVFTLFLISLVLSIMATSSLEIPELDTEEQLLIGFQFDIGKIFRYFPTFLSFLAQFFCLYLIGYFFFYINHHFLIKKLLKKRGLAFYILGLTGTVFLFYPIAGQLIIWLPINETFGAFLKPSPFESENAFVTIFLLVVSIPIILAILFFQQQQQIDSLEKEKVASELDLLKQQINPHFFFNTLNNLYALSLTGNAQTPEMILKLSELMRYVIYKGKKNEVTLEEEIAYLKDYIQIQQVRSIKKLDYSFDTDISVKEQLIPPLLFIIFVENAFKHGIEPAEHACYLHLTLRNDADKIVFTCRNSIENSVENSTGTNQEESGEGVGISNLKKRLQLLFPQKHQLTLNKEKDSFTAQLTLNLS